CTCCCTCGGCCATGAAACGGAGGGACCGCGAGACCATCGACGCGATCACGAAGACCTTGAAGTTGATCTTGAAGGCGCCGCCGGCGATGGTAAAGACCTTGTAGGGAATCGGGGTCAGGCCGGCGATCCCGGTCGCCCAGGCGTTAAACCGGTCGTAGAGCTTCTCGACCGCGTGGATCTTCTCATCAGAAAAGAATCTGTAGAGCAAAGGGCGACCGCCGTACAGACCGATGGCGTAGCCGAGCATTCCGCCCAGGACACTGCCCAGCGAGCATACGAAGCCATACCAAATGGCGCTCTCCGGGTTTGCAACGCCGAGAGTAACGAGCAACACGTCGGGCGGAATCGGAAAGAAGGAGCTTTCAGCGAAGGCGAGAAGAAAGAGCCACAACGCGGGATGGGGCATCAGGGCGAGCGAGTCGATCCAGGCGAAGAGCTTTTCCTTCAAGAGGTCTGTTCCTCCCAGCCGTGGCGGCCGATCAACGGAACGAAGCACGCACCTTTCAGCTCATGCGCAAAGGTCCTCTCGCCGCGGCGCTCGACGATCTTCAACACCTGGGCTTCGCGCGGACCGACCGGTACGACCAGGCGTCCTCCGTCGGCGAGCTGATCGACCAGAGGATTCGGCACCTCCGGTGCACCCGCGGTGACCAGAATCGCGTCGAACGGCGCCTGCGCCCGCCACCCGAGAGTGCCGTCCATGACCTTTACGCTGACGTTATCGACTCCGAGGTGGTCGAGCACGGTCTTTGCCTGGCGGGCAAGCGAGGCGACCCTCTCGATGGTGAAGACGAAGCGGGCGAGCCTCGCCAACACCGCCGCCTGGTAGCCGGAGCCGGTGCCGATCTCGAGCACGCGATCCGCCGCCTGGATTCGCGCCGCCTCGCTCATCAGGGCCACAATCCTCGGCTGCGAGATCGTCTGGCCTTCGCCGATGTGAATCGATACGTCATCGTCGTAGGCCTGATGGCGAAACGCCTCCGGTACAAAAAGATGACGGGGAACTTCGGCCATCACCTCGATCACGCGCCGATCGGTGATCCCGCCCCGCTGGAGGGATTCCACCATCTGCGCCCTGCGGTATGCGTAGGCGTCAGCCACCACGTCAGATGTCCTCGCCGCCGATCGACTCGACCCACGAGGGAGCACGCTCGCGCATTCGGTCGAGCGACCTGCGGTCCGTCATATCGAGATGAAGGGGCGTCACCGAGACGTAGCCCGAAGCCACCTCGTGAAAATCGGTGTCCGGAATCGGCTCCCACACAGGCTGCCCGCCGCCAATCCAGAAGATCCTTCGCCCGCGCGGATCGGTCTCCTCGATTACGCCCTCGGTGTAGCGCCGCACGCCAAGCCGCGTGAGCTTCACTCCCAGCGGAGTCCCGACCGGCACGTTGACGTTGAGCAATGTGTTCTGTGGGAGACCGTGCTCGAGGATCCACTCGGCGACCTCGCGCGCGAACTTCGCCGCCAAGTGGAAGCTGAGGCCCTCCCCCACTCCCAGCGACACCGCCATCGCCGGCACACCGAGGATCACGCCTTCGAAGGCGGCTGAAACGGTTCCCGAGTAGTGAACATCGGCGCCCATGTTGTAGCCGAAATTGATGCCCGACACCACGAGATCCGGCTCGTCGCCGTTCATGAGATTCGACAGAGCGATCGCGACACAGTCGGTCGGCGTACCGTCGACCGAGATCCGGCGCTCGCCGAGCCGCTCGATGCGCAGGGGCCGGTCGAGGGTCAACGCGTGCGAGACCGCGGACTGCTCGCTGTTCGGAGCCACCACCCAGACCTCGGCCAATGCTTCGAGCGCGTCGGCCAGGACCTGAATGCCCTCCGAGGTGTATCCGTCGTCGTTGGTGACGAGAATTCGCGGCTTTGCCATGCGGGGGATTCTAATACGAATTAGGAATCAGGAATGAGGAATGAGGAATTTCCTGCCGGAAGGCGATTCTCAACGCTGGATGCTGGATGCTGGATGCTCGATGCTCGATCCGCGCCCCTGGGCGTTTGGATTTTGGATATCGGATTTCCAGCCCTTGTTTATTTGTCATTCCGACCGAGGGCCGGGACGGCCCGAGTGGAGCAACCGTCTTGGAAGTCAAGAACGGGTTGCAGCGAGTTCAGGTGTCCAGGACGAGCGATCTCGGACGATCGCATTGCAGATGATGAGTAGCTTTCGCATGCAGGCGACGATTGCTACCTTTTTCGGTTTGCCACGATCGATGAGACGAGTGTAAAGGGCCGATATGACAGGGTTATATCGAGTGGCCACCAATGTCGACATATACAGGACCTTCCTGACGTGGGCTCGTCCTCCCCAGATGGATCGAGAGCCGCGGCTGAGACCGGAGTCTCGGCTTAGGGGAGCAACGCCGACGAGTTTGGCAATCTGCCTTCGACCGATGGATCCAATCTCCGGAAGCATGACGGTGAGGTTTGCGGCAGTGAGCTGTCCGATGCCAGGTACGGAGGTCAAGAGATTGACGTCCTCTTGCCAGGCCGGGCTCGCCTTGATCAGATCGGATAGAGCTGTCTCCGTTTTTTCGAGCTGTCGATCGAGAAAGCGAATGTGGGACCGCAGGGAGGCTTTGACGACTTTTGACTCTGTACGCCGAAGGCGGTTCTTTTCAGCCACGAGCATCTCCAGGATTTGCCTCCGCCGATCCAAGATCCCCCGCAGCTGGCGAGCGGCCTTACAGAGGGGCGCAGCGCGCGGCCAAACTCGGCCAATACGCGAGCGTCCACACGATCTGTCTTGGCCAGTTCTCCGGTGGCTCTGGCAAAATCTCGCAATTGTCGCGGGTTGATCACGCACACCGGCAGGTCCCGCTCAGAAAGCGCCGTGGCAATCTCGACTTCATATCCTCCAGTAGCTTCGAGAATGTCGTGATCATCCCGACGAAGCCGGCGAGCGAAACGCGGCCCCAGGTCCGGAATCGGCGCGAGGAATACAAGACTGAGGGGACGCACAACACCCATAGATCCCTCCGCTCGCTTCGCTCGGTCGGGATAACACCAAGGAGTGACTCGGCCGCGCGCCGCAGGCGCGCAGCAGACGAGGTCCTCCCGCTCTCCGAAAGCTCGCTTTCGGAGAGCGGGAGGAGCGAGGATGCGTAGCTGCGATCGAAGATCGCAGCGGGCGAGGACCGCTGCGTGACAAGAGCTTGTTCTCGGATCGCCGAGGACCGCGGATGCGTGGCTGCGATCGTAGATCGCAGCGGGCGGGCCATCTTGAATGGAGGACTCCGGGAATTGAAGCGCACCCCTGGCTGTGCAATACTTCACATCCGCTCGAGGTGCAATCGGAAGCGCTTCGCAAACAAACATTTACCCTGCGAAGGGAGCAGGTATGAGCAGAGAGATCCTCCTCGGTGATGAGGCCATCGGCCTCGGCGCAATCCACGCCGGGCTGAGTGGTGTCTACGGCTACCCCGGGACGCCGTCGACCGAGATCTTCGAGTTCGTCGAGCGCCGCACCAAGAAATCCGGCGACGTCCACGCCTTCTGGTCGACCAACGAAAAGGTCGCCTACGAAGAGGCGTTGGGAATGAGCTGGGCCGGCAAGCGGGCGCTGGTCTGCATGAAGCACGTCGGTCTCAACGTGGCCGCCGATGCGTTCATGAACTCCGCCGTTACCGGCACCAACGGAGGCCTCGTCCTCGCCGTTGCAGACGACCCCGGCATGCACTCGTCGCAGAACGAGCAGGACAGCCGCTATTTCGCCCAGTTCGCACTCATCCCCTGCTTCGAGCCGCGCAACCAGCAGGAGTGCTACGACATGATGTTTGAGGCCTTCGAGCTTTCGGAGGAGCTGGCGGTTCCGGTGATGGTTCGGCTCGTCACCCGCATCGCCCACAGTCGGGCAGGAGTGGCCACCAGGGAGAAGCTCCCCCAGAACGAGCTCCACCCCGACAAGCAGATCAAGAAGTGGACCCTGCTGCCGGTCAATGCCAGGGTTCAGTACAAGGGCCTGACGGAGAAGCAGCCGGAACTGCTTCGTCTTTCCGAGGAAAGCTCGCACAACTCGCTCGTAATTCGAGGCAAGAGCGGTGTGATTGCCTGCGGCCTTGCGGGCAACTATCTCTTCGAGAATCTCGACTCCGACCACGACTACTCGGTCCTTTCGCTCAGCCAGTACCCGCTGCCGGCCGGCCTCGTTCGCTCACTCGTCGATCATGTCGACGAGCTGTTGATCCTCGAGGACGGATATCCCCTGGTTGAAAGCACGGTACGGGGCCTCTTCGGGCTCGAGGGAGTCCGCGTCAAGGGCCGCATGACCGGCGAGGTCCCCCGTACGGGCGAGCTCAATCCGGACATCGTCCGCCAGGCGCTAGGAATGGATCCCCTTCCCACCGCCTACGAGCCGACACCCGAGATCGCCAATCGGCCGCCGGCGCTGTGCAAGGGCTGCCCGCACACCGACTCCTTCCGCGCCCTCAACGAGGCCCTCAACAACTTCGACAACCCGCAGGTCTTCTCCGATATCGGCTGCTACACACTGGCGGCCCTGCCTCCGCTGGAAGCGGTCCACAGCTGCGTCGCGATGGGCGCTTCGATCGGAATGGCCGCCGGTGCCGCCCACGCCGGTTATTCTCCGGCGGTGGCCGCGATCGGCGACAGCACGTTTTCACACGGCGGCATCACTCCGCTGCTGTCAGCGGTTCAGCAAAACGTCAACCTGAATGTGTTGGTGGTCGACAACAGCACCGTCGGGATGACGGGCACGCAGCGGTCGATGTCGACCGGCCAGACTCTCGACCAGATCATTCTCGGTACCGGAATCTCCGAGGACCACTTCCGAATCATCGAGCCGACCCCGCGCAACCACGATCAGAACGTGCAGGTGATGCGGGAGGAGCTGGCATTCGACGGGCCGAGCGTGATCGTCGCCCGACGCGCCTGCATCGAGTCCCTGAAGAGGAAATCGAACTGAGCACGGAGAGACGATGGAAAAAAACATCATCCTCGCAGGAGTCGGTGGCCAGGGCATCCTGTCCATCGCGTTCGTCATCGACAACGCCGCCCTTGACGCGGGCTTTCATTTCAAGCAGGCCGAAGTCCACGGCATGGCCCAACGCGGCGGCGCGGTGCAATCGAACCTGCGTTACGGTGATTCCGAGATCTGGTCCGACATCATTCCGACCGGCAAGGCCGATCTGATTCTGTCGGTCGAGCCGCTCGAGGTCATGCGGTATCGGCAGTACCTCCGCCCGGGTGGTTGGGTCGTGACCAGCACGACTCCGTATATCAACATCTCAGATTACCCTGAGGCCGAGTCCCTGCTCTCGGATCTCGCGACCCTGGAGCACATCGTCATGGTCGACACCGCCCATTTCGCGCGTGCCGCCGGCAATCTGCGTGCGCAGAACATGGTGACGGTCGGCGCCGCCTCCCCGCTGCTCGATTTCGAGGAAGACCGTCTGCTCGCATTCGTCGAGATGCTCTTCGCGCGCAAGGGAGAAAAGATCGTCGAGGTCAACCAGCGAGCCTTCCGCTTCGGCCGAGCCGCCGGCCTCTTCTTCTGCGGGCTGGTCGACGCCGGCATGGCACGACTGGACGCTCTCCGCTTGGTCGGCAAGCTGGATCCGGAAACCATCGACGAAATTTACGCCGGAGCATGGGTCGAGGCGATCGCCGGCGATGCAGCCAAGCTCGAGTCCGTGCTGGCTGAAGAGGAAGCGGTGGCATGCGACCGCGCCGCTGCATTCGCCTGAGGAGGGGGACGATGGCCATCGACAACGAACGAATTGACCAGATTCTCGCGGCCGCCCATACACAGGGCCGAACGAATCTCTACGAACACGAGTGCTATGACATTCAGGAGGCCATCGGCGCCGAGGCGGCTCCAGCATACCGCCTGATCCCGATCGGCGCGCGTCCGACGGCCGCCGACCTCGACCACCTGACCGGCGACAAAGTGGTGCTCAAGGTGGTGTCTCCCGACATCACCCACAAGACCGAGGCCAAGGGCGTGCGCATCGTCGCCCGCGAGATCGGGGCGGTCGAGGCGGCTTTCGATCTCATGCTTCGTGAGGTGCCCGAGACCTACGCCGCTTACCTCGAAGACCACCAGGGTGAGGTCCCGCCGAACCTCGCGGGCCGGCGCGGGCACGGTCTCGAGCAGCGCATCACGGATCGTATCGTCGGCATCCTCCTCTGCTCCTACATGCCTCCCGACGCTCAGGGATTTGCTACCGAGCTCTTCGTCGGCATTCGTCTGACCGAGGAGTTCGGGCCCATCATCACCGCCGGCCTCGGCGGAGTCGAGATGGAGCTCCTCGCCCGTCAGACACGGAAGGGAGCGGCGGTCGCGATCGCGCCAACCGGCACCACGAATGGCGAGCAATTCTTCGAGCTCTTCCGCGGCACATTGAGCTACGACCGTCTCTCGGGCGCCATGCGAGGATCACGGCGCCTGCTCGACGATACGATTCTCATCGAGTGCTTCCAGGCATACGTCGATCTCGCCAACCATTTCTCGGCGATGAACGCCGACGCCGCATTCCACCTCGAAGAGGTCGAGGTCAACCCGTATGCGGCTTCGGGAGGACGGATGGCACCGCTCGACGGCGTCTGCCGATTCTGCCCGGCGACCCGACGCGCAGAGCCACGACCGATCGACAAGATCGGCAGCCTGCTCAAGCCGGCCTCGGCAGGGATCATCGGCGTCTCCGAGCACAGCCACAACATGGGCCGTATCATCCTCGAAAACATCATCGCCGCCGGCTTCGACCAGGAGAAGGTGGCGATCGTCCATCCGTCTGCCACCGAGATTGACGGCATTCCGTGTGTTGCGAGCGTAGCCGACCTCCCCGAAAAGGTGGATCTCTTCGTCGTCGCCGTCGGCGCCGCCCAGGTAGCTTCCGTCATCGAGGACCTGATCGGGCACGACAAGGCCAAAACGGTGATCCTCATTCCCGGAGGCATCGGCGAGAAGGAAGGCAGCCAGGATCTCGAGACGAAGCTCAGGGAACGGATCCGCGAGGCCCACCACCGCAACGGCGGCGGCCCACTGTTCCTCGGCGGCAATTCGCTCGGGGTGATCTCCCACCCCGGGCACTTCGACACGATGTTCATCCCGGACGCCAAGCTCCCGAAATCGCGAGGCAAGCACGCGCGAAAACTCTGCTTCATCTCCCAGTCCGGCGCCTTCATCATCTCGACCCTCAGCCGCATGCCGTGGCTGGACCCGGCCTACGCCCTCTCGATTGGAAACCAGATCGACCTGACCGCCGGAGACCTCCTTTCGTACATCAAGGACGACCCTGAGGTCGAGGTCTTCGCGGTCTATATGGAAGGATTCCAGCCCTGCGACGGATACACCTTTGCGGCCGCCGTCAAGGAGACGGTGGCGCTCGGCAAGGACGTGGTCTTCTACAAGGCCGGCCGCACCTCGGAGGGCCGCTCGGCCACCGCCGGCCACACCGCCTCGGTTGCCGGCGACTACGCGGTCTGCGAGAACGCGATCGCCCAGGCCGGCGCCTTCGTCGCCGGCGACTTCAACGAGTTTTCCGACTTTCTGCGCGTCACCCTTCCCCTCCGTGGCAAAACGGCCGCGGGCAATCGGCTGGCAGCAATCTCCAATGCCGGTTACGAGTCAGTGGGCATGGCGGACTCCATTCGCCGAAACGGGGCCGAGCTCATCCTGCCCCCGTTCACGGCGAGGACCGATGAAGCGCTCGCCAAGGTTCTCGCCGACAACAGGCTCGCCGGGCTGGTCGACGTCAAGAATCCGTTCGACATCACGCCGATGGCCGGCGACACGGTCTACGCCGACATCCTCGTCGAGGTGCTGGGTGACGACGGCGTCGATGCGGCGGCGGTCGGCATCGTGCCGCTCACTCCGGCACTGCAGACGCTCGCGCCGGGCGAAGGACATCGGGAGTCCATCCTCGACCCGGGCTCGATCGCACAGCTCCTGCCCGGCGTCGCGAAGTCGAGCGACAAGCCTGTGATCGCGGTGGTCGACTCCGGAGTGCTCTTCGACCCTCTCGTGGAAGCACTGCGAGCGGGAGGATTGCCGGTGTTTCGGTCAGCCGACAGAGCGGTGCGGGCACTGTGCAAGTGGGTAGATGTGAAAAGGCATTTCACGCCATCGAAATGAATCCAATTCGGAATTAGGAGCTCGGAATTGGTGGCGGGAAATCGTCGGCAGGCTGGAGGGTTCATGAAATCACTGACCAGAAAGCTCGTCTTGAACATCACAGAGCGGATGGAGTTCGTGAACATCACGCCGCAGGTCGAGGAAGCGGTGCGGGAGTCGGGAGTCACCGAGGGTCTGTGCCTGGTCAACGCGATGCACATCACGGCCTCGGTCTTCATCAACGACGACGAACCGGGGCTTCACCGCGACTACAAGCGCTGGCTCGAGGAGCTCGCGCCTTTCGATCCCTCAACCGAGCGCTACCACCACAACCGCACCGGCGAGGACAACGCCGACGCCCATCACAAGCGGCAGATCATGGGCCGCGAGGTGGTGGTGGCAATCACCGACGGCCGGCTCGACTTCGGCCCCTGGGAACAGATCTTCTACGGTGAGTTTGACGGAAGACGGCAGAAGAGGGTGTTGATCAAAATCATTGGCGAGTGACAGAACATATTTCGAATTTCGAATTGCGAATTTCGAATTTATCCCTGGCCGCCGGGGGGGCGGGTGGGAAATTCGAAATCCGAAATCCCAAATTCGAAATGCGAGGAATGTGGAGTAGGCGCCATTCCGAATTCAGACTTCCGAATTCGGCGTCTGCCGCCTGCCTTTATCCCTGAACACGCCATAAACGCCGCCAACAATGAGCACCATTCCTGCGACCGTGTAGCTGGTGATCGGCTCCGAGAGAATCAGCCATCCGAGGAGCACTGCGATCACCGGATTGACGTAGGCGTAGGTCATGACCACCGTTGTCGGCAACACCTTCAGGGCGTAGACGAAGCAGGTGTAGGCCAGCAGCGAACCGAAGACCACCAGGTAGCCCCACGCCGCCCACGCCTCGGTGGTGGGTCGCGGCGCCGGCTCCGCCACCATCAGCGCGATCAGCACGAACCCTGCGCCCCCCGCCAGCTGCTGCCAGCCCGAGATCGCGATCGGATCCAGCTTCGGCTGGCGCCGGTTGACCACGATCGAACCGAAGCCCCAGCTGATTGCCGCGAAGATGACGGCGACCACGCCCAGGACGTCCGATCGGACACCGTCCTCGATCATCGGATAGGTCAAGACAACCAGCCCGACAAAACCGGTGAGCAACGAGGTCGAGAGCAACAACGACGGCCGGCGGCGGTCGATCAGGCTCTCCATCACGGCAACCCATATCGGCATCGTACCGACGATCAGTGCAGCCAGTCCGGAATCGATCCGTTGCTCCGCCCAGTTGACGGCTCCGTTACCGCCGACCCACAGCAGCAATCCGGTCGTTACCACGACCCCGAGCTCGCTCCGCGTTGGTTTGAGCCGCACGCCGCGAAGGGCGTTGAGCGCGAAGAGCACCGCCGCCGCCACCAGGACTCTCATCGCGCCGAGCCAGAACGGTCCCCACCCGGCGTCCTCGCGTACCGCCACCCGAATGGC
The DNA window shown above is from Acidobacteriota bacterium and carries:
- a CDS encoding DedA family protein; this encodes MKEKLFAWIDSLALMPHPALWLFLLAFAESSFFPIPPDVLLVTLGVANPESAIWYGFVCSLGSVLGGMLGYAIGLYGGRPLLYRFFSDEKIHAVEKLYDRFNAWATGIAGLTPIPYKVFTIAGGAFKINFKVFVIASMVSRSLRFMAEGVLLFFFGESIRDFLFEWFNWVSIGFVILLVGGFWLIHKYGKRAHQRVEEGPEAS
- a CDS encoding protein-L-isoaspartate(D-aspartate) O-methyltransferase; the protein is MVADAYAYRRAQMVESLQRGGITDRRVIEVMAEVPRHLFVPEAFRHQAYDDDVSIHIGEGQTISQPRIVALMSEAARIQAADRVLEIGTGSGYQAAVLARLARFVFTIERVASLARQAKTVLDHLGVDNVSVKVMDGTLGWRAQAPFDAILVTAGAPEVPNPLVDQLADGGRLVVPVGPREAQVLKIVERRGERTFAHELKGACFVPLIGRHGWEEQTS
- the surE gene encoding 5'/3'-nucleotidase SurE, which codes for MAKPRILVTNDDGYTSEGIQVLADALEALAEVWVVAPNSEQSAVSHALTLDRPLRIERLGERRISVDGTPTDCVAIALSNLMNGDEPDLVVSGINFGYNMGADVHYSGTVSAAFEGVILGVPAMAVSLGVGEGLSFHLAAKFAREVAEWILEHGLPQNTLLNVNVPVGTPLGVKLTRLGVRRYTEGVIEETDPRGRRIFWIGGGQPVWEPIPDTDFHEVASGYVSVTPLHLDMTDRRSLDRMRERAPSWVESIGGEDI
- a CDS encoding transposase; this encodes MAEKNRLRRTESKVVKASLRSHIRFLDRQLEKTETALSDLIKASPAWQEDVNLLTSVPGIGQLTAANLTVMLPEIGSIGRRQIAKLVGVAPLSRDSGLSRGSRSIWGGRAHVRKVLYMSTLVATRYNPVISALYTRLIDRGKPKKVAIVACMRKLLIICNAIVRDRSSWTPELAATRS
- a CDS encoding thiamine pyrophosphate-dependent enzyme, with product MSREILLGDEAIGLGAIHAGLSGVYGYPGTPSTEIFEFVERRTKKSGDVHAFWSTNEKVAYEEALGMSWAGKRALVCMKHVGLNVAADAFMNSAVTGTNGGLVLAVADDPGMHSSQNEQDSRYFAQFALIPCFEPRNQQECYDMMFEAFELSEELAVPVMVRLVTRIAHSRAGVATREKLPQNELHPDKQIKKWTLLPVNARVQYKGLTEKQPELLRLSEESSHNSLVIRGKSGVIACGLAGNYLFENLDSDHDYSVLSLSQYPLPAGLVRSLVDHVDELLILEDGYPLVESTVRGLFGLEGVRVKGRMTGEVPRTGELNPDIVRQALGMDPLPTAYEPTPEIANRPPALCKGCPHTDSFRALNEALNNFDNPQVFSDIGCYTLAALPPLEAVHSCVAMGASIGMAAGAAHAGYSPAVAAIGDSTFSHGGITPLLSAVQQNVNLNVLVVDNSTVGMTGTQRSMSTGQTLDQIILGTGISEDHFRIIEPTPRNHDQNVQVMREELAFDGPSVIVARRACIESLKRKSN
- a CDS encoding acetate--CoA ligase family protein, whose translation is MAIDNERIDQILAAAHTQGRTNLYEHECYDIQEAIGAEAAPAYRLIPIGARPTAADLDHLTGDKVVLKVVSPDITHKTEAKGVRIVAREIGAVEAAFDLMLREVPETYAAYLEDHQGEVPPNLAGRRGHGLEQRITDRIVGILLCSYMPPDAQGFATELFVGIRLTEEFGPIITAGLGGVEMELLARQTRKGAAVAIAPTGTTNGEQFFELFRGTLSYDRLSGAMRGSRRLLDDTILIECFQAYVDLANHFSAMNADAAFHLEEVEVNPYAASGGRMAPLDGVCRFCPATRRAEPRPIDKIGSLLKPASAGIIGVSEHSHNMGRIILENIIAAGFDQEKVAIVHPSATEIDGIPCVASVADLPEKVDLFVVAVGAAQVASVIEDLIGHDKAKTVILIPGGIGEKEGSQDLETKLRERIREAHHRNGGGPLFLGGNSLGVISHPGHFDTMFIPDAKLPKSRGKHARKLCFISQSGAFIISTLSRMPWLDPAYALSIGNQIDLTAGDLLSYIKDDPEVEVFAVYMEGFQPCDGYTFAAAVKETVALGKDVVFYKAGRTSEGRSATAGHTASVAGDYAVCENAIAQAGAFVAGDFNEFSDFLRVTLPLRGKTAAGNRLAAISNAGYESVGMADSIRRNGAELILPPFTARTDEALAKVLADNRLAGLVDVKNPFDITPMAGDTVYADILVEVLGDDGVDAAAVGIVPLTPALQTLAPGEGHRESILDPGSIAQLLPGVAKSSDKPVIAVVDSGVLFDPLVEALRAGGLPVFRSADRAVRALCKWVDVKRHFTPSK
- a CDS encoding secondary thiamine-phosphate synthase enzyme YjbQ, with the protein product MKSLTRKLVLNITERMEFVNITPQVEEAVRESGVTEGLCLVNAMHITASVFINDDEPGLHRDYKRWLEELAPFDPSTERYHHNRTGEDNADAHHKRQIMGREVVVAITDGRLDFGPWEQIFYGEFDGRRQKRVLIKIIGE
- a CDS encoding EamA family transporter; translation: MTKNTHDFSIAGLLCLFVTYIVWGSTYLAIRVAVREDAGWGPFWLGAMRVLVAAAVLFALNALRGVRLKPTRSELGVVVTTGLLLWVGGNGAVNWAEQRIDSGLAALIVGTMPIWVAVMESLIDRRRPSLLLSTSLLTGFVGLVVLTYPMIEDGVRSDVLGVVAVIFAAISWGFGSIVVNRRQPKLDPIAISGWQQLAGGAGFVLIALMVAEPAPRPTTEAWAAWGYLVVFGSLLAYTCFVYALKVLPTTVVMTYAYVNPVIAVLLGWLILSEPITSYTVAGMVLIVGGVYGVFRDKGRRQTPNSEV